A part of candidate division KSB1 bacterium genomic DNA contains:
- the menB gene encoding 1,4-dihydroxy-2-naphthoyl-CoA synthase, which produces MSNRDIKWEPLKVFEDILFQYYEGIAKISFNRPEVHNAFRPKTVFELQEAFELARQNTDVGVVILTGEGGKAFCSGGDQKVRNVGGYVGDDGVPRLNILEVQKQIRSIPKPVIAMVAGWAIGGGHVLHVLCDLTIAAENARFGQTGPKVGSFDGGFGSSFLARCVGQKKAREIWYLCDEYDAQEALQMGLVNKVVPLAELESTTVDWCFKILTKSPMAIRLLKSAFNAELDGQAGLQELAGNSTLLYYLSEEANEGRKAYIEKRKPDFTKFRRYP; this is translated from the coding sequence ATGAGCAATCGAGATATAAAATGGGAGCCTCTTAAGGTATTTGAGGATATTCTTTTTCAGTACTATGAGGGCATTGCAAAGATCAGCTTCAATCGCCCGGAAGTACACAATGCATTCCGGCCCAAAACTGTGTTTGAGCTTCAGGAAGCTTTTGAGTTGGCTCGCCAAAATACGGATGTTGGCGTGGTTATTTTGACCGGCGAGGGCGGCAAAGCATTTTGCAGCGGCGGCGATCAAAAAGTGCGCAATGTGGGTGGCTACGTCGGAGATGACGGTGTTCCGCGGTTAAATATTCTCGAGGTGCAAAAGCAGATTCGTTCGATTCCAAAGCCGGTGATTGCCATGGTCGCAGGGTGGGCCATCGGCGGCGGACATGTGCTACATGTGCTTTGTGATTTAACGATTGCTGCTGAAAATGCCCGGTTCGGGCAAACCGGGCCAAAGGTCGGCAGCTTTGACGGTGGTTTTGGCTCTTCCTTTTTAGCTCGGTGTGTAGGACAAAAGAAAGCCCGCGAAATCTGGTATCTGTGCGATGAGTACGATGCTCAGGAAGCGTTGCAAATGGGCCTCGTCAACAAAGTCGTGCCGCTTGCAGAGCTCGAAAGCACAACCGTAGATTGGTGCTTCAAAATTTTGACCAAAAGCCCAATGGCGATTCGGCTGCTCAAATCAGCATTCAATGCCGAACTCGACGGCCAGGCCGGCCTGCAAGAGTTAGCCGGCAATTCAACGCTTCTGTATTACTTAAGCGAGGAAGCGAATGAAGGTAGAAAAGCCTACATTGAAAAACGCAAACCGGATTTTACGAAATTTAGACGGTATCCGTAG
- a CDS encoding 1,4-dihydroxy-2-naphthoate polyprenyltransferase, which yields MNSLKIWLSAFRLRTLPLAAASITLGSFLAAFDSAFQWRVTILCFLTAVLLQILSNLANDYGDSVHGADSGNRVGPERATQSGKISTKSIRFALLVFTSLCLIVGYLLIRGESLFFHLSGLTAIAAAVTYTLGPKYGYTGLGDIFVFLFFGLIGVFGTYYLHTHQLNFQIVLPAAACGLFCAGVLNINNIRDLHSDKLAGKNTIPVRFGQRKARIYHWVLLLSALGFALIFILLNYRNPWQFLFLITLPLVLKNAVGISLQSNAADLDPHLKQMAITTLLFSFCFGVGILL from the coding sequence ATGAATTCTCTCAAAATCTGGCTCTCCGCCTTCAGACTAAGAACCCTGCCGCTGGCTGCTGCCAGCATCACTCTCGGCAGTTTTTTAGCTGCATTCGATAGCGCCTTTCAGTGGCGGGTTACCATTCTTTGTTTCTTAACGGCTGTTTTGCTGCAAATCTTGTCAAATCTTGCCAATGATTACGGCGATAGTGTCCACGGTGCGGATAGCGGCAATCGCGTTGGCCCGGAACGGGCAACCCAGTCCGGAAAAATTTCAACTAAATCTATCCGGTTCGCTTTACTTGTTTTTACTTCGCTTTGTCTTATTGTCGGGTATCTGCTCATTCGCGGCGAAAGCCTGTTTTTTCATCTCTCCGGATTGACCGCAATTGCCGCCGCCGTTACCTACACTCTGGGCCCAAAATATGGGTACACCGGGTTGGGCGATATTTTTGTTTTTCTGTTTTTTGGCTTAATTGGCGTGTTTGGCACTTACTATTTGCACACCCATCAACTTAATTTCCAAATTGTTTTGCCCGCTGCCGCTTGTGGTTTGTTTTGTGCAGGCGTTCTAAATATCAATAATATTCGGGATTTACATTCCGATAAATTAGCCGGTAAAAACACAATTCCAGTCCGCTTCGGTCAAAGAAAGGCCAGAATCTATCATTGGGTCTTGCTGCTTTCGGCTCTTGGGTTTGCACTTATATTCATTTTGTTGAATTATAGGAATCCATGGCAATTCTTGTTCCTGATCACTCTGCCTCTGGTTTTAAAAAACGCTGTGGGAATTTCCCTGCAATCAAACGCAGCCGATCTCGATCCTCATTTGAAACAAATGGCAATTACAACCCTCCTATTTAGTTTTTGTTTTGGTGTGGGAATCTTGCTGTGA
- the menC gene encoding o-succinylbenzoate synthase, which produces MQADFKKFTLQFKKPMRTSRSTLFARDIFILALQNKERMGLGECAPLKGLSIDDRSGFEDKLQEVCKLLNQGANPSDLDLSGWPAIRFGLEAALMDLENGGKRLLFENDFAKGTQTIPTNGLIVMADKDDMLEQVFNKVKLGFNCVKIKIGALDFGSECDFLSEIRKKFLPEQIELRLDANGVFEADSALDKLQRLAEFEIHSIEQPIKAGQWQAMARLCAVSPIPIALDEELIGILEPTAKEELLRTIKPQYIILKPTIVGGLKASMGWIDNARKLNIGFWVTSALESNIGLNIISQWASTLNLKMPQGLGTGELFTANFRSPLKIIDGQLTCASSNGWDNLAALADLKLTEA; this is translated from the coding sequence CTGCAAGCCGACTTCAAAAAGTTTACTCTGCAATTTAAAAAACCGATGCGTACCTCCCGCAGCACTCTTTTCGCACGCGATATTTTTATTTTGGCGCTGCAGAACAAAGAGAGGATGGGACTTGGAGAATGTGCCCCGCTTAAAGGGCTAAGCATTGACGATCGCTCCGGTTTTGAAGACAAATTACAAGAAGTCTGCAAACTGTTGAATCAAGGTGCAAATCCGTCTGACCTTGATTTATCCGGCTGGCCGGCGATCCGGTTTGGACTGGAAGCCGCTTTAATGGATTTGGAAAATGGCGGCAAACGTCTGCTTTTTGAAAACGATTTTGCAAAGGGAACACAAACTATTCCAACGAATGGTTTGATTGTCATGGCTGATAAAGACGATATGCTTGAGCAAGTCTTCAATAAGGTTAAACTGGGTTTTAATTGCGTTAAAATTAAGATCGGTGCTTTAGATTTTGGCTCGGAATGTGACTTTCTTTCAGAAATTCGTAAAAAATTCCTGCCTGAACAAATTGAGCTTCGCTTAGATGCAAACGGCGTTTTTGAAGCGGACTCCGCTTTAGATAAACTGCAGCGTTTAGCAGAATTTGAAATCCATTCAATTGAGCAGCCGATCAAAGCAGGACAATGGCAAGCTATGGCACGTTTGTGCGCTGTGAGTCCGATCCCAATCGCTTTAGATGAAGAGTTGATTGGGATTCTTGAGCCAACTGCCAAAGAAGAGCTGCTTAGAACCATTAAGCCGCAATATATTATATTGAAACCAACTATAGTAGGCGGCTTAAAAGCCTCGATGGGATGGATCGATAACGCCAGAAAATTAAATATCGGCTTCTGGGTTACTTCCGCTTTGGAGTCGAATATCGGTTTGAATATCATCAGCCAGTGGGCGAGTACTTTGAATTTGAAAATGCCCCAGGGTTTGGGAACCGGGGAGCTTTTTACCGCTAATTTCAGGTCACCCTTGAAAATAATCGACGGGCAATTAACCTGCGCCTCGTCAAATGGTTGGGATAACCTGGCGGCTTTAGCTGACTTAAAATTAACAGAAGCATGA
- a CDS encoding endonuclease domain-containing protein — protein MTPAEQKLWQHLRNRRLFELKFRRQHPVGRFILDFYCYEHPLIVEVDGGIHELQTERDQMRTEWLQQQGYRVIRFKNEDVISNIEGVLTEIARVCGRIK, from the coding sequence ATGACACCCGCCGAGCAAAAACTGTGGCAACATTTGCGTAACAGGCGATTATTTGAATTGAAGTTTAGACGCCAACACCCTGTTGGCCGCTTTATTCTTGATTTTTATTGTTATGAACATCCTTTAATTGTTGAGGTCGATGGTGGAATTCATGAATTACAAACAGAGCGTGACCAAATGCGGACAGAGTGGCTGCAACAGCAAGGATATAGAGTTATTCGATTTAAAAATGAAGATGTGATTTCTAATATTGAGGGCGTTTTAACTGAAATAGCCAGAGTTTGTGGAAGAATAAAATAG